The following nucleotide sequence is from Primulina tabacum isolate GXHZ01 chromosome 2, ASM2559414v2, whole genome shotgun sequence.
ATAATCTAATTTGACTTGTAGagatcaatctctaatctcaagcTTGTATCGTACATTAATCTTGGATCGATCGATGACCATTGACTTCCCTTTGACATATCGAGACACTTACACATGAAATCTAACAAAAGATTTCAACCCTTTACAGGTATATACAATAAGACTGCTTAtggaaaatatatatacaatctacCTTATTGCaagaatatgattattttatcacTAAATTTCTTGAAATGatctaaattataaattttcagATTATTAACTTATAAGTAACCGGTTAGCCATCTGCTTCTAAATTCCATTCTTGTAGCAATAGAAAAAAGAGTAGAAAAATATTGCAATGGATGAAATTATAATTAGATAATTGATCGGATCATGAGCCCTTTGTTGTGGAGTAATTAAGAAGAGGCTTGAGATTAAAGGAAGCTTGTGCATGCCATGGCAAGTTGAAGATCCCCATGagttggaaaaaaaattgaaaaagctGCCCTTTCGGCCATTTGAAGAGTATATTACTGTTATGCAGCAAAGaataaactttatttaatgTATTGTAATGAGTATTATTAAGTAGTCTTCTTCTTTTGTTGCGGTCATTTGCAAAGAGACAAGAAAAGAATAGTTAATTAACCAGCATGAAATTGCATGGCTCTTCATATATTTCCTTCTCCCCTTCTTCCATCTTAGTAGTTTTAATACTTACAGTATTTACTCCTTTGTTTCTCATTACTTGCACTAATTTCTATCCTGATATTAAAAATTTCCCCTCTTCGTGGATATGCGAGTCTATTGGTTTTTTGAAGGAAGATCACAAAAACAATTTCAGTATATCAGATTACCTGGTCTGGAGTGCTTCTTTGCATCACAAACTAGTAAtagtttttctttatttctgaATTTTCAATAAAACTTGGTTTGGAATATGGttatttatgtttctgcaaaaaaaaattaaaggagAAACGAGTGTTCGTGAAGCCGGAGTACTTATCAAGATCAGAGAGGGTGGAAGCCGTTTTAGCCAAAGCTCGATTTTCGGTTAGAGAAGCGGCTAGAGAACTTAGAACTTTCAATATCTCTTCACCTAATCATGACCAAAAGAACAATTATATACCTTATGGCCCTATCTACCGAAAGGCCAACGTGTTTTATCGGTATAGATTAATTACATATTCTGAATTTCTGATCATCTGGTTCTTGATCACCTAAGAGGCAATATCATGTTCTTACTTTTCTTGGTTGCAGGAGCTACCAGGAAATGGAAAGGGTTTTCAAGGTTTACGTCTACGAAGAAGGAGAAGCGCCAATCTTCCACAATGGTCCATGCAGAAGCATATATTCAACAGAAGGAAGATTCATCAACCAAATGGAAAAGGGAAATCATTTTAGAACCAAAGATCCAAAAGAAGCCAGTGTATATTTCATGTCATTTAGTGTCGTGGTAATGGTTCAATATCTATACGAACCTGGAGCCATGGACATGCACGCAATTGGAAACACCATTGCTGATTATGTACAAACAATTTCTCATAAGCATCCCTATTGGAATACAAGCCTTGGTGCCGATCATTTCATGCTTTCATGCCATGATTGGGTATGTGTATACatgttttttctttctttcttcttttgcAAACACCATCGATGCCTAAACAGAGACTTGGCATCAAATCTTCATCAGCATACAACACCCTTTCTTTTCGAAAAATGTGAGAGAACATTATAATTTACAGGCCATATTAAATTACTGGATTCGAGATACAATCtgcaataattttaatttaaaatgatagaATTGAATCAACTGCAGATAGATTAAAGAGTACCACCACACCCGAGAGATGTTTCAGTTCTTACTAATTCTTATACATTATTTCTGTATTTTTTCAATGTAGGGTCCGTACTCAAGTTCTTATGTGCCACTGCTATTCAACAACTCCATCAGAGTTTTATGCAACGCCAATACTTCTGAAGGCTTCAATCCTCTAAAAGATGCATCATTACCTGAAATCAATCTGAAAACAGGTGAACTTACAGGGCTTCTAGGTGGCTTCACGCCTTCACAGAGATCAATTCTAGCCTTTTTTGCAGGAGGCTTACATGGAAACATAAGGCACAGATTACTAGAACAATGGAAAGGAAAAGATCCCGATGTACTTGTTTATGAAAAACTACCCTCAAACCTTACTTATGAATCAATGCTAAAGAAAAGCAAGTTTTGCCTGTGCCCAAGTGGTTACGAGGTTGCCAGCCCACGGGTGGTGGAAGCCATATACGCAGAATGTGTCCCTGTTTTGATATCAGATGGTTATGTACCACCTTTCAGTGATGTGCTTAATTGGAACAAGTTTTCGGTAGTGGTGGCAGTAGAAGACATACCTAATATCAAGAAGATATTGCTAAATATTTCTAAGGCTAAGTACTCAAAAATGCAGAAGAGGGTAAAGCAAGTGCAAAGGCATTTTGTTATGAATGGGGATCCTCAAAGATTTGAtctttttcatatgattctCCATTCTGTTTGGCTCAGGAGATTGAACTTACAATTGCATCATGCTAGCTTATAAGTTAAGATACTTGTGTTGTTTTAAGTATCACTTAACTTTGCATGTAAAAGAGAACTTCAAACACGTGACCTTTTCTTGTGGTTGAGTTTTGGGCTTTGCGTATAATTTCTGTTATTGGCACTTCGTCAGATCTCTTTTACACTTctactatataatataattattatcaaGCGTTAGGATCATGAGCCAGTCATATATTCTATccttatatttattaaaaaaaatcttcaaCTTCAAGCAAATATACCACAGAAAGGAAAAATGGAAgtgagcataaaaaaatacaaacaaaGACTAATTTCTTTGGAAAATATAACATCCTTTGCTTAACTATATATTCCATAAAGAGAAACCAAATGTTGGATACCCTTCTTGGCTTTTTGCCAGTCAAAGAATTCCCTTTACAAACATATAGTAGAAGAAAGACAAGGCCTACGAATAGTAGGCAGATCCAAAAAAATGCCTAAAATTCTCACATGAAGATCTACCTAGAACACCTCTTGAATTTCAAAGAAAGCAAGAATATAATTCTCTAGAGACCtaagaaagagctgaaatccATTAAGTGTTCTCCGTATGTCAAAGAGAAATACAAATCAATAAGAAGCAAGAAACAGATGGCTTGCTCATCCTTGCCTCAATTAACTTAAACACTGTCACTGCTCAGGAGAAAGTCCACAATAATGTATAACCCAGTTATGAATTTACAATGGGTTTTAGCATTTTTTAGTCTTTTTTATGTTGTCGCTCTCTATGAAAGCCAACAAAGAATGAGGAATAGTATTCATTACCCTTTCGAAACAGATGTTTCTTATTTAACGGAAGTTACTCCAGCTCAATTGCGCATGCTGTGACTGCTGGTAAACACGGGCTACTGCAGGTCCCGTCATATCCACATGACTAATAACTGCTTGAGTTTGTTGCAAAAGAGGCAAATGGATCCTGATGTCACTGCCTGTGCAGGGTGGAAAATCCCAGTTATGTCTCCATGTCCATTTCAAAAGGTACATATTGAGTGATGTTATGAATAGCCGCTAGTCTCAAAGATAGGCTCACTACGGAATGTGTATTGTGATGAGTAATTTCCTTGACTTCCTTTTCTTGCAAGTGATTGGGTGCATGGACTACGCTTTGATTCTCCAGGCTCCTTATATAGATTCTGAAATGTAAAAGATGGTAATACAAACCAAGCCATAACCAGCTTGAGGAATAAATTTCAGTGAAATTTTAGCATGATAACAAGCTAAAAACTTCCAGAAGTCAATACAGCCATATGTTTACTCCCTGTGGCAACAACCAGATAAAAAGCAATTCAAACATGAAGTTAAAtcaatgaaaatattaataggGGCATCAAAGAAAACTTCCTTTTCTTTATTACAAAACAGTCGCTATAATAAATTCTCTTCCCTTTTCTCAGAGATGAAACATTGTTGAAACAAACAAGTCAAACAAATTCGCAGAAGAAATATTGTTTATGACAGAGATTCTTGTTTTCAAGTATAAAACATGGATTAACATGGGCACATGAATTTGAATTACATTTAGTAtcaaaatgcaaaaaaaaaaattgaatttgttTCCTCCATAATCTTATGGAAAAAAAGAAGGCAAGAGTTGACTGCAGATATAATGATggaaaaaatactaaaaagtagcaggaaaatttggtaaaataaAGTGGATTGTTTGGTACGAAAAACAGAACGCCAAACTTAATGGTGTGACGAATATCATTGATTTGGTTGGAGTTCATACAGTAAGACAATCAAGGCTATCAAATTTAATTGTCAATAACTAGTCTCCTTATTATATTTTCTGTAACTCAATCAATTATCTCTTATATTGTCCAAATTTGGACCTTTATTCAGCATAATTACAAATTCACTCCTGCCACAGAAAAACAATGTGGTTCAAAACACTTTTTCAAGGTTGAAAATTTTTTATCTTAATAGTGTTGTATGAAAAGATTATTCAAATGGAAGTACAATATGAAAGGAAATAAAATCAATAGGTAAATAGTACCACTTTTCTCCTATCTGTTATCTTTTTACTTCATGAATGCATCTGTTGAAGTTTACAGAACACTCGTCAGATTGTTCAGAAGACTTCATATTAATAACACTTTTGAAGCTTAGTTACATTCAAGTCACATAATCAGGGAATGAAGCTGAGGAACAGAAATTAGATTTCGGCTCTAATGGTGAAAATTTTCGGCCGGGGCTCGTGGGTTGTACAGCTGATCCAAATTCCAGCTTCTCTGGGAAGACTCGATtcgtttttatgaaatgttagGAAATATGTGAACCAGTGATTGTCGATGTTTCATTGCTGTTGAAACTGGGTTTGCTCATGTTGATGGTTCTTTTTCCATGTTACTCCTGTGGGTCAgcaaatggtcattttggggtTACACACATACTTAACCAACAACCTGCATTGGAGTTGGATATTGTACCCCTAGTGGACGTTTTACTGATTACTGGGCATGAATCCGTATATGTCTCCTATATATCATTTCAGGAAGCTCGTCAGGTTCAGAATTTTAGTTACTAGTATGATATATTATCCTCATCATCCtttcttttgaatcaatggaatCATGAAgcaaagaaaacaaaagaaaatagagAGCATCAAACGATTAAGACTACTGTCCAGAATGGATTTAGAAGCACACCAGATGAAGGAATTGGTATGAGATGGTTTGATAACTATTCTGAAGGGAATGGTGCCTGGGTGACTCCAATGATTAAACTGGATGGTTTTAAGATGTATATTGAAAGGAGAACTCGAACAACAAAGCATTCgaaatatttttgaaagaaaaaaagatgTTGCGTTTTCTCACCAGGTGCTATCGTGCGCCTTAAAAGTCCATGGCACCATTAGGGTTGTAGTGAGCTTGACCCTGCCACAACGCTGGATGAACTTCTTTGTAACAATGCAACTCCTGGAAGAACAAATAACAATAATTTTCTACTTCCTGTTGTTGTAAACATGACATGACAGCTACgatttgtcatttggatcatccatgaaagtTTTCAACAGTTTCGAATCATGTTTTTGAACTATCAAACTACGCCCTCCCCTGTCTCGTCACTTTATGCCCGAGTCTTGAATTGCTGGTTGATATTTTATTGTGTCAATGTCAAACAAAGGGAGAATTTGTTGCAAAATAGAAAAATCAATATACATTCATGGCAAAATCGAGAAGAAGGGATAACTGCGGGTGTTAACCATCATGCAGTTGCATAGCTTGAAGGCAAACAAATTAGACAGTGGCTcatgaatttcattttatatGCGCTTGGTGTCACAAGAATTTCGGTTCAACAAGCATGTACTTGTGTATGCACATGCAATCATGCATCTTCAATTATAAGGACAATTATTACAATAATGGGTTCCCATTGAAATCTTTGTACAGCAAAATATTACAGTAATGGGTTCCTATTGACGTCTTTGTACAGCAAATAGCGGGATCTGGTCTTGCCAAGAGCACCATACCTGGATATTGGTTAATAATGAAATTGAAGTGAGATAGATCATAAAGATCCTATATTAATCATATTGTTCGCAACTTACCACTGAGGCACAAATGGAGCCATCCAAATTGCATCACCCGCTTCAACTGGAAACCTATCACACATAATACAGCTTTggaattatgaaattttatcaACTCTATCCCAAAACAATAAAGATATACACACATGTATAAattcatacatacatacatacatatgtaTATAACTTTGTTCTCACCAGTTGTTCCCTAAGCGGTATATGCCTTGCCCCTCCAAAATCAGCAAACCATGCTGATTATAGTGAACTTCCTGCCAAAATGCAAAAAACCCAATGAAACATAAAAAGTATTAAACATTAGTTATTTACAGACAAAATCAACACCATACCTTTACATTGAGGAATTCACCTGGTTGAAAATCCATTATCTACACCCACCAAAAGATATCAATAAAGCACACAGTCGAGATGGAAAACGAGGAGAAAGATGACAGCAAAAACATGCATTGAATTTACAAATAGAAGTACGAAAAATAACGTGACCAAAATGAGGCGTGCGTAGAAGAAACCAAAATCTATTAACCTAAGAGGTGAAATTACTTCAAACACCCTTTTTCTTAAATTTCACACATTAGACTTCAGGCAGGAAATGCAGGGacatgaaaagttattttaattggTCAATTATCATTTGGCTGAATTTAAAATTGAATGCAATTtacaatattaaaaaaaaaaactgaatcAGTCAAAACTTACATGAATGTTGAAATCATAAGCCAAAGAGGTCGGAAGAAGTTTCCTCAGCTCAAAAACCTGAAGAAATATCAGTGGGATTAAAACTATGATACATGGCATCAAAACTGATCATTTGTCATTTGGATATAAATCTACCTCGCCTGGGGTTTCAAGAATGGGCTGCTTATCGGTTGAACCAACAATCAGCTCGGACAAATGGTTTTCCAAATAGGCATACCTGAGATAAGGAGCAAACATATGGGACATAAAGTTGTAATGAgagtaatttaaataaattcttgTACCAACATTTTTTTCCCAACAAAGTTGGAGATTGAAGGAAAAAAACGATATGGTACATGAGAGAATTAACTAAAACAAACCTTCTTTCGAATACAACAAGAGTGGCAGAATTATcagatttcaaggaatgttctaaGTTCGGAGGAAGATAGGCGTACGAATCCACCTACAAGTTTAAAGATAACATCGGCCGATGTTTCTTAGGAAACCATAACACATAATTACcacaatatatttattatattgtgTTAACCATATAACCCTAATGGTTATGAAGCATCTCAGGAAGGAAGTAGATGAGCTGAATTTTACATAACCTCTAGCTTGTAATCTATGCCAGACATTTCACTTAGAGTAACCACACCTTGAAGGACAAACAAGAACCTGAATTTTCAACACAAAAGCGTTCAATAAAGTTGAAGTAATATACCAAAAAACTAACATAAGCTAAGATTTGCTGACCTCTCAACATCACTTGGAGGTAGCCCTGATTTCGAATTATCTGCAAATATTCCCAAGCATCAAGGTATTTTGCTGAAACTATCACAACCCATAGAGTAAAAGAACTTTACAAATCACACCTTGCATCTTTGCCAAATACATTACAAAATGTGAACCCATGGGGGGAGCAATAAGATAAGCACCCAAAGTGTTAATCCTATAAAACCAACCAAAACTCAAAGATCAAGCTCATACAGTGAATGAGAAAGCTAAATAAATCACCGAGTTGATCATACCAATCGGGCAAAGGGCTAAACACATGACTTTCAGGAGTGATCAGAGCATGGTCCTTTTCGTACACACTGCGGGTGAATCCTGGTAACTCTGTAAACCAACACAAACGAAAATCAAAGTCTAACAAATTCATCCACATATATGAACAACCAAAAACAAGGGACTCACCTTGAAGATAAGCTGGTGAAAGTGTGGGGTTGGTGGCTTTCCAGTAGAGTGGCTGAGATTCCAAGATTGACGGAGCAGAACAAAACCCTTGTTGCGAAAATGAGATTCGCAAATCACCTGAAATCAATTTCACGTCAGTACATTCAAAGCGAAaggcgattttttttaaaaaaggaaaaacaTTGGAATGAAATTAGGTTTACAAAGAAGGAATAATGCAAGTAAGAGAGAGTGGACTGAAAAGGATTCCATCTTATCCAAGAACTGCACTCCTGCTAAATTTTTCATCTTCCTTCAAAATGGGAGATGAATCAATCACCTGACAATTTTTTTGTTTGTATTTGTTGTTAAAAGCACCCTCCAATTATTTCTACCAGAGTCTGTGATAAATTATAAGATGTgtgtaatataaaatatttttatattgtatAAATTTCAAATGAGATGAGTTTGCGAATCTTTATTTATATATGAGCTAAATTgattcatatttacaataaaaataatatttttgacataacaaatatatttttagttgatgaattaaataaaatacacgtttcacaaaattgattaGTGAAATCGTCTAacaagagtttttgtgttttatat
It contains:
- the LOC142535406 gene encoding putative glycosyltransferase At5g03795 isoform X3; amino-acid sequence: MKLHGSSYISFSPSSILVVLILTVFTPLFLITCTNFYPDIKNFPSSWICESIGFLKEDHKNNFSISDYLVWSASLHHKLVIEKRVFVKPEYLSRSERVEAVLAKARFSVREAARELRTFNISSPNHDQKNNYIPYGPIYRKANVFYRSYQEMERVFKVYVYEEGEAPIFHNGPCRSIYSTEGRFINQMEKGNHFRTKDPKEASVYFMSFSVVVMVQYLYEPGAMDMHAIGNTIADYVQTISHKHPYWNTSLGADHFMLSCHDWGPYSSSYVPLLFNNSIRVLCNANTSEGFNPLKDASLPEINLKTGGLHGNIRHRLLEQWKGKDPDVLVYEKLPSNLTYESMLKKSKFCLCPSGYEVASPRVVEAIYAECVPVLISDGYVPPFSDVLNWNKFSVVVAVEDIPNIKKILLNISKAKYSKMQKRVKQVQRHFVMNGDPQRFDLFHMILHSVWLRRLNLQLHHASL
- the LOC142535406 gene encoding putative glycosyltransferase At5g03795 isoform X2; this translates as MKLHGSSYISFSPSSILVVLILTVFTPLFLITCTNFYPDIKNFPSSWICESIGFLKEDHKNNFSISDYLVWSASLHHKLEKRVFVKPEYLSRSERVEAVLAKARFSVREAARELRTFNISSPNHDQKNNYIPYGPIYRKANVFYRSYQEMERVFKVYVYEEGEAPIFHNGPCRSIYSTEGRFINQMEKGNHFRTKDPKEASVYFMSFSVVVMVQYLYEPGAMDMHAIGNTIADYVQTISHKHPYWNTSLGADHFMLSCHDWGPYSSSYVPLLFNNSIRVLCNANTSEGFNPLKDASLPEINLKTGELTGLLGGFTPSQRSILAFFAGGLHGNIRHRLLEQWKGKDPDVLVYEKLPSNLTYESMLKKSKFCLCPSGYEVASPRVVEAIYAECVPVLISDGYVPPFSDVLNWNKFSVVVAVEDIPNIKKILLNISKAKYSKMQKRVKQVQRHFVMNGDPQRFDLFHMILHSVWLRRLNLQLHHASL
- the LOC142535406 gene encoding putative glycosyltransferase At5g03795 isoform X1, translated to MKLHGSSYISFSPSSILVVLILTVFTPLFLITCTNFYPDIKNFPSSWICESIGFLKEDHKNNFSISDYLVWSASLHHKLVIEKRVFVKPEYLSRSERVEAVLAKARFSVREAARELRTFNISSPNHDQKNNYIPYGPIYRKANVFYRSYQEMERVFKVYVYEEGEAPIFHNGPCRSIYSTEGRFINQMEKGNHFRTKDPKEASVYFMSFSVVVMVQYLYEPGAMDMHAIGNTIADYVQTISHKHPYWNTSLGADHFMLSCHDWGPYSSSYVPLLFNNSIRVLCNANTSEGFNPLKDASLPEINLKTGELTGLLGGFTPSQRSILAFFAGGLHGNIRHRLLEQWKGKDPDVLVYEKLPSNLTYESMLKKSKFCLCPSGYEVASPRVVEAIYAECVPVLISDGYVPPFSDVLNWNKFSVVVAVEDIPNIKKILLNISKAKYSKMQKRVKQVQRHFVMNGDPQRFDLFHMILHSVWLRRLNLQLHHASL
- the LOC142535427 gene encoding (S)-ureidoglycine aminohydrolase-like; the protein is MKNLAGVQFLDKMESFSVHSLLLALFLLCDLRISFSQQGFCSAPSILESQPLYWKATNPTLSPAYLQELPGFTRSVYEKDHALITPESHVFSPLPDWINTLGAYLIAPPMGSHFVMYLAKMQDNSKSGLPPSDVERFLFVLQGVVTLSEMSGIDYKLEVDSYAYLPPNLEHSLKSDNSATLVVFERRYAYLENHLSELIVGSTDKQPILETPGEVFELRKLLPTSLAYDFNIHIMDFQPGEFLNVKEVHYNQHGLLILEGQGIYRLGNNWFPVEAGDAIWMAPFVPQWYGALGKTRSRYLLYKDVNRNPLL